The region attactatatgaggaaggttgcggtgcaagcatagaattctagtaacgatgatgtctagaatgagatcccagattcgattttcgatatcgagggagtttcaaaggtgattgtgtataagctcgaggaagagcatgggtccatagaatgatggacggaatggcgaaaatatttaggcatgtgaaatgcgatgctataatacttgatgttgatataaatacatatatgttttgttctcctatgacaaacctctatagttcagaggtaggttccaagccagatattttgtggcagtatattttttcatatatacaattctcttcaattcgttcttttctcttcttttcatttcatgtaagctgagaagaacaacccttccagaaaggggagtgttatggataaaaactactatatataattgctgtatttaatactaaggaacgtgagcttcgaggctcgatttgactgctcttgtgtttcgtgactcaatctgccttaacaagatgcctacgtaccttgctgattgccaaggatcaagtcaaaaaacgtagttctaatttgtggggtgaggccccttatatagatgcgggagtccttgaattggacttggtataggaggcttggtggataagcctctgaattaggatagacttaggagtcctaggaagtaggaagttgattccttatcctttcaggtccccttgaggctaatctctaaggatttatatcctcatcgggactcttttcaacatctgatttctcccttattaattaattacgaaattaattaataatcagggctttttgggcctcttttattccaccaggcctaatctggtccgtcagacttaacctttctggtctgaatattatacatcttattattattgggcctagcagcccattaattataaaatcaggacttatttatccctatcatttgccccccaacttttgggaaacattgattaggtttcgcagaagttaaatctattcgttcccttacagggtttcgtttttgcgtaaagtgtggagcgacctacacatttacaacgaatcttccttttattcagaaattatcttaatttccaggaatttttccctaattttctgggattttccctaattttctggatttttcccttaatttctgggatttatccttaatttccggatttttcctttaatttctgggatttatccttaattttctggatttttccttaattttctgaaaatattaccatttttcagaaattatttaaggaatttccttaatttctggatttttccctaatttctgggatttatccttaattttctggatttttccttaattttctgaaaatattaccatttttcagaaattatttaaggaatttccttaattttctggatttttccttaattttctgaaaatattaccatttttcagaaattatttaagggatttccttaattttccaggattttttcttcttttttttttttctctcccttttttttttttttttttttttttttttaatacaattttcgaccaggaatccattcgaccaggatcctggtcgaattaaccttcagtaTGCCTTGGTCGATTGAATTTCGAGCAGGTTGGGTTCGAGCaagattcctggtcgaatttcggccaggattttttcctatatatatatttttttttttttttttatttcgaATAGgatttttcgaccaggaattttcgGTTAAGATTTTCGGTCAAGATCCccattttttgaccgaattaaccaccatctcttgccttggtcgaagctatttcggGCAGGTActattcgaccaggattttaccTTGATTCCTGGTCGACAGTGTCAGGAAATATTCTGGTCGAACCAgtaaaaatttttttttttttttttcgaaTAGGATTTCTTCCCTTTCGGTCAAGATTCTTActttctgaccgaattaaccttcCTTCTAagccctggtcgaaggattttcgaGCAGGAACATTTTGACCAGGATTTTTCTGTGTTTTCTCTTCGAAAGGTTCAagaatacatatatattttttgtatATCCTTGGATTCTCAATTCTGGGCTAAGACTTGGGCTCATTTTAACTGGGCCTATTCTCTAATTTGGCCTACCCTTTTTCCTGGGCTACAATAGAAAAAACCTTGGCCCATTTTCCTTGGTCCAACTAGTTTTTTGCAATTGGCCCATTGCTTTAACTGGGCTCCCTTCCCACTCTTTTTTCTTAAACATCATTTGGGCCTCAACATGGCTTGATTTTTCTAAAATTAGGCCCTTTTCTGAGATGGGCTTTCAttttctaagcccaaattccaaatccttctagggtttttctggattcttccagattcttcaaaaaCTTTAATTTTCCTCTGATTTTTGCTAGAACTTCCTGGATTATTCCAGAACCTTCTAagttttgggcccaaatgggcttttttaagGCCCATTTTCCTTcttccttggctatataaaggtggggtgagagttttatttcttcacacctctcatttcacctctcatttcattttaCAACTTCTCCTCATCCCTCCTCCAACTTTCTAGCCTTTCCTTTCTCAAATCCCTCCTTTAGTTTTCCAACCTCTCCTTCAGGCTTTTTCTAGCTTTCTAATCTttctaatggctgacaagaattctgagagggcggccaaaattgcctcggcttcaaaacgaggtaaggatatcgagatccgctcttcatatatgtctttaattgatatgattaatactaggggggatgaatatccctccactgcacatctcgactcttttaatcactgtaatacttggcataacatagatttcaataaactaaatgctcgttataacgtccctcccccctttagactagttccagtctctggtggtgaccgtacttgccactggaggcccgatactcttttcatctacaccgacgcccttaacgctgggcttaggttccctttccatccttttatccctcatcttttggctgacttacaaatcaacccgtgtcagcttcctccaaacgcctggaggaatattctatgttttatggtttgttgtcttagggagggctttcctctttcggtagccgtttttaggaaagtcttccaatgttacaatagttcttctaatatttgtggctgggtttatgtcaaacaaaggcccaaaagcaaacatatctttaatagcgcctctattcctgataataatccaaattggaggaatagtttcgttgggttacgttgggagaatggcgactggggcacgctctttcgatcttcctttgggaaggtcagtgatggtagcctcaaatccattcacttaactcctgaagaaactattatttataatggccttactcaggatgatggtacgaccaccagctggactctcttagaggagttttccctaattcatgtgggactatcctctgtttctcaacagggtatttttcttcccttctcaattttacttcatttcatgcgttattaacttcacttattttgtcctttgttttgtttcagctgctaaggagattaacgaggacaacgttcctttggttgaggagacagctaggatgaagaaagctcggctcgcaggcctagacacccggggaaaggcgacagagcctatcttcttgagaaagcacaaggagcctatgggggaggcttcaactgaaggagctgagggccataatgctcctatcactgctgctgcccctgctgctgctgctacaggcgcctttcagcctctc is a window of Apium graveolens cultivar Ventura chromosome 11, ASM990537v1, whole genome shotgun sequence DNA encoding:
- the LOC141698227 gene encoding uncharacterized protein LOC141698227 isoform X2; this translates as MADKNSERAAKIASASKRGKDIEIRSSYMSLIDMINTRGDEYPSTAHLDSFNHCNTWHNIDFNKLNARYNVPPPFRLVPVSGGDRTCHWRPDTLFIYTDALNAGLRFPFHPFIPHLLADLQINPCQLPPNAWRNILCFMVCCLREGFPLSVAVFRKVFQCYNSSSNICGWVYVKQRPKSKHIFNSASIPDNNPNWRNSFVGLRWENGDWGTLFRSSFGKVSDGSLKSIHLTPEETIIYNGLTQDDAAKEINEDNVPLVEETARMKKARLAGLDTRGKATEPIFLRKHKEPMGEASTEGAEGHNAPITAAAPAAAATGAFQPLWGFRRGDTVVGSTKHAWDWSYHSVTPKDFTDVVATPDLERIKLMGAQSLASSNAYFQGAVRQAESWKRASDKADNALRRQQKKYATLEKKLKRKEEELGESNAELVVLRAEKDKAIDNYLDSEEFAQSMRIRDDSVFPEFFRTGWDTALGTVNEACPDINPADYICPDDEALLQRFRTRVVVSDHVPQDPLLPPPESFSRPAEDDSSSSSETTETSSESGEDDDMDAEGTSAP
- the LOC141698227 gene encoding uncharacterized protein LOC141698227 isoform X1, whose amino-acid sequence is MADKNSERAAKIASASKRGKDIEIRSSYMSLIDMINTRGDEYPSTAHLDSFNHCNTWHNIDFNKLNARYNVPPPFRLVPVSGGDRTCHWRPDTLFIYTDALNAGLRFPFHPFIPHLLADLQINPCQLPPNAWRNILCFMVCCLREGFPLSVAVFRKVFQCYNSSSNICGWVYVKQRPKSKHIFNSASIPDNNPNWRNSFVGLRWENGDWGTLFRSSFGKVSDGSLKSIHLTPEETIIYNGLTQDDGTTTSWTLLEEFSLIHVGLSSVSQQAAKEINEDNVPLVEETARMKKARLAGLDTRGKATEPIFLRKHKEPMGEASTEGAEGHNAPITAAAPAAAATGAFQPLWGFRRGDTVVGSTKHAWDWSYHSVTPKDFTDVVATPDLERIKLMGAQSLASSNAYFQGAVRQAESWKRASDKADNALRRQQKKYATLEKKLKRKEEELGESNAELVVLRAEKDKAIDNYLDSEEFAQSMRIRDDSVFPEFFRTGWDTALGTVNEACPDINPADYICPDDEALLQRFRTRVVVSDHVPQDPLLPPPESFSRPAEDDSSSSSETTETSSESGEDDDMDAEGTSAP